In the genome of Ananas comosus cultivar F153 linkage group 11, ASM154086v1, whole genome shotgun sequence, one region contains:
- the LOC109717459 gene encoding uncharacterized protein LOC109717459 isoform X1, with protein MEMASSNSCCFFLGLLLLLASASAAAAAAAPSLSSSAAANNNTFQPRKEIIKYRRIRAHLRRLNRPSLKTIQSPDGDTIDCVPSQLQPAFDHPRLKGHKPLKPPPRPRGHNFTETADERFQLWMSSGESCPEGTIPIRRTKEEDILRASSVRRFGRKPVAARVRRDSGGSGHEHAVGYVVGDQYYGAKASLNVWAPRVTSPSEFSLSQIWVIAGSFGNDLNTIEAGWQVSPQLYGDNSPRFFTYWTTDAYQATGCYNLLCSGFVQTNNRIAIGAAISPTSKYNGGQFDISLLVWKDPNHGNWWLEFGSGILVGYWPSVLFSHLASHASMVQFGGEIVNTRPSGLHTSTQMGSGHFAHEGFGRASYFRNLEIVDWDNSLIPLTNLRVLADHSNCYDIQGGVNSVWGNYFYYGGPGRNVRCP; from the exons ATGGAAATGGCTTCTTCTAACAGCTGCTGCTTCTTCCTTGGGCTTCTGCTTCTccttgcttctgcttctgctgctgctgctgctgctgccccTTCCCTCTCATCCTCAGCTGCAGCAAATAACAACACATTCCAGCCCAGAAAAGAGATTATCAAGTACAGAAGAATTAGAGCTCATCTCAGAAGGCTCAACAGACCTTCATTAAAGACAATTCAG AGCCCTGATGGAGATACCATAGATTGTGTTCCTTCACAGCTCCAACCAGCATTTGATCATCCTAGACTCAAAGGACACAAGccattg AAACCGCCGCCGAGGCCGAGAGGCCACAATTTCACAGAAACAGCTGATGAGAGGTTCCAGCTATGGATGAGCTCCGGCGAGTCGTGCCCGGAGGGAACAATTCCTATCAGGAGGACCAAGGAAGAGGATATTTTGCGCGCGAGCTCGGTGAGAAGGTTCGGGAGGAAGCCGGTCGCCGCCAGAGTAAGGCGCGATTCAGGCGGCAGTGGCCATGAG CATGCAGTGGGGTATGTTGTGGGGGATCAATACTATGGAGCAAAGGCCAGCTTGAATGTGTGGGCACCAAGAGTGACCAGCCCTTCTGAGTTCAGCTTGTCGCAGATTTGGGTCATCGCCGGGTCCTTCGGCAACGATCTCAACACCATCGAAGCCGGTTGGCAG GTCAGTCCCCAGCTATACGGCGACAATTCTCCGAGATTCTTCACTTATTGGACG ACGGATGCGTATCAAGCTACCGGGTGCTATAATCTGCTATGTTCGGGATTTGTCCAGACGAACAATCGCATTGCTATCGGGGCGGCAATTTCCCCGACCTCAAAATACAATGGAGGACAGTTTGATATAAGTCTACTAGTTTGGAAG GATCCAAATCATGGGAATTGGTGGCTCGAGTTTGGGTCGGGTATACTAGTCGGTTACTGGCCGTCGGTCTTGTTTAGCCACTTAGCAAGCCATGCAAGCATGGTACAGTTCGGAGGAGAGATTGTTAACACGAGACCGTCGGGGCTCCACACATCGACCCAGATGGGCAGCGGGCATTTCGCCCATGAGGGTTTCGGTCGGGCCTCGTACTTTCGGAATTTGGAAATCGTCGACTGGGACAATAGTTTGATCCCCTTGACAAATCTCAGAGTTTTGGCTGATCATTCCAATTGCTATGATATTCAAGGAGGGGTTAATAGTGTTTGGGGGAATTATTTCTACTATGGAGGGCCAGGAAGAAATGTGAGATgcccttga
- the LOC109717459 gene encoding uncharacterized protein LOC109717459 isoform X2: protein MVLQSPDGDTIDCVPSQLQPAFDHPRLKGHKPLKPPPRPRGHNFTETADERFQLWMSSGESCPEGTIPIRRTKEEDILRASSVRRFGRKPVAARVRRDSGGSGHEHAVGYVVGDQYYGAKASLNVWAPRVTSPSEFSLSQIWVIAGSFGNDLNTIEAGWQVSPQLYGDNSPRFFTYWTTDAYQATGCYNLLCSGFVQTNNRIAIGAAISPTSKYNGGQFDISLLVWKDPNHGNWWLEFGSGILVGYWPSVLFSHLASHASMVQFGGEIVNTRPSGLHTSTQMGSGHFAHEGFGRASYFRNLEIVDWDNSLIPLTNLRVLADHSNCYDIQGGVNSVWGNYFYYGGPGRNVRCP from the exons ATGGTGTTACAGAGCCCTGATGGAGATACCATAGATTGTGTTCCTTCACAGCTCCAACCAGCATTTGATCATCCTAGACTCAAAGGACACAAGccattg AAACCGCCGCCGAGGCCGAGAGGCCACAATTTCACAGAAACAGCTGATGAGAGGTTCCAGCTATGGATGAGCTCCGGCGAGTCGTGCCCGGAGGGAACAATTCCTATCAGGAGGACCAAGGAAGAGGATATTTTGCGCGCGAGCTCGGTGAGAAGGTTCGGGAGGAAGCCGGTCGCCGCCAGAGTAAGGCGCGATTCAGGCGGCAGTGGCCATGAG CATGCAGTGGGGTATGTTGTGGGGGATCAATACTATGGAGCAAAGGCCAGCTTGAATGTGTGGGCACCAAGAGTGACCAGCCCTTCTGAGTTCAGCTTGTCGCAGATTTGGGTCATCGCCGGGTCCTTCGGCAACGATCTCAACACCATCGAAGCCGGTTGGCAG GTCAGTCCCCAGCTATACGGCGACAATTCTCCGAGATTCTTCACTTATTGGACG ACGGATGCGTATCAAGCTACCGGGTGCTATAATCTGCTATGTTCGGGATTTGTCCAGACGAACAATCGCATTGCTATCGGGGCGGCAATTTCCCCGACCTCAAAATACAATGGAGGACAGTTTGATATAAGTCTACTAGTTTGGAAG GATCCAAATCATGGGAATTGGTGGCTCGAGTTTGGGTCGGGTATACTAGTCGGTTACTGGCCGTCGGTCTTGTTTAGCCACTTAGCAAGCCATGCAAGCATGGTACAGTTCGGAGGAGAGATTGTTAACACGAGACCGTCGGGGCTCCACACATCGACCCAGATGGGCAGCGGGCATTTCGCCCATGAGGGTTTCGGTCGGGCCTCGTACTTTCGGAATTTGGAAATCGTCGACTGGGACAATAGTTTGATCCCCTTGACAAATCTCAGAGTTTTGGCTGATCATTCCAATTGCTATGATATTCAAGGAGGGGTTAATAGTGTTTGGGGGAATTATTTCTACTATGGAGGGCCAGGAAGAAATGTGAGATgcccttga